ACGAGCAGGTCTCCCGCGACGGCCGGGTGATGGAGGTGCTGTCCGAGCACAACTGCCACGGCTGGCTCGAGGGCTACACGCTCACCGGCCGGCACGGTCTGTTCGCGACGTACGAGGCCTTCGCGATGGTGAGCGCCTCCCAGACGGTCCAGCACAGCAAGTGGCTCGAGGAGTCGCTCGCCCTGTCGTGGCGCGCCCCGGTCCCGAGCCTCAACGTCCTGCTGACCTCGACCGCGTGGCGCAACGACCACAACGGCTTCTCCCACCAGGGCCCGGGGCTGATCCAGGTGATGCTCACCCACCGTGCCGAGGTGACCCGCGTGTACCTGCCGCCGGACGCCAACTGCCTGCTCTCGGTCGCCGACCACGTGCTCCGCTCACGCTCCTACGTCAACCTGGTCGTGATCGACAAGCAGCCCCAGCTGCAGTACCTCGACATCGAGGCGGCCGCCGCCCACTGTGCGGCCGGCGCCGGGATCTGGGACTGGGCCGGCAACGACGACGGCTCCGAGCAGCCCGACGTGGTCCTGGCCTGCGCCGGCGACACCCCGACGCTCGAGACGGTCGCCGCCGCGCAGATCCTGCGCGAGCGGCTGCCCGCACTGCGGACCCGCGTCGTCAACGTGGTGGACCTGATGGGCCTGGTCCGTCCCAGCGACCACCCGCACGGCATGCCGGACACGTTCTTCCGCGAGCTGTTCACCGACGACGCCGACGTCGTCTTCGCCTTCCACGGCTTCCCGGGGGCGATCCACCAGCTCGTGCACGGCCGGCCCGACCCGGGGCGCTTCCACGTGCGCGGCTTCGTCGAGCAGGGCACCACGACCACGCCGTTCGACATGACCGTGCTCAACCGGCTGTCGCGCTACCACCTCGTCATCGACGCGCTGCACAACGCGCGGACGACGCCGCAGGGCGCCCAGGAGCTCGAGGACTGGTGCACGGCCAAGCTGGCCGAGCACCACGCCTACGTGCGCCTGCACATGGAGGACCTGCCCGAGATCCGGGAGTGGCGGGTCGGCGGGGCCTGAGCCCCGCGGCGACCCGCCGGGCTCACCGGTGGCGCTGGACCGAGCCGGGGCCGGACCGGTCGGCCTCGCCGAGGTCGGCGTGGCGCAGGGTGCGGCCGGTGACGGACTCCGGGGTCAGGCAGAACACCATCGAGCGGGTCCCGTCGGGCCAGGGCGCCGGGTCGGGCAGCCCGGCCGGGGCACCGGGGTGCTCGCCGATCGCGTGCTCCGCGCGACCGCGGACCAGGACGCTCCACCCGGTGTGGTCGTGCTCGTCGGCGTGGTCGACCGCGAACGCCGCGCGCTGGCCGGGCAGGTGGATGGCCAGCTCGCTGTAGGACGTCGTCCGCAGCCAGATCAGCCCGTCGAGGGCCAGGTAGTTGAACGGCAGGATGGTGGGGCCGCCGTCGACGACGTACGCGATCCGACCCAGGGAGTGGGCCGTGAGGTGGTCCCAGCACTCCGGCTCGGTGAGCTCGCCCAGCAGACCGTCGGAGCGGGCGGAGCGGGCGGGGCGGGCGGGGCTGGCGGACCTGGGTGTCATGGTGGCTCCTCGTCGTCGGGGACGGGCGGCGCCCGGCCGTCTCGTCCAGTGCACGGCAGGGCGCTGCGGGCCGGTAGGGGCGAAGGTCGCGTCCGTCGGGACCTGGAGCCCGCCGACCCGCACCACTAGTCGGACGAGGCCAGGAGCTGCGTCCACGAGGCGGGGTCGTCCAGCAGCGCCAGCAGGCGCTGACGGACCGGGTCGCCTGGATCGTCACCCTTCGCGGACGCGTGTCGTGCGTCCAGCAGGGTGTCGACGAGCTCGCGGCTGCCCGTGCGCGACGCGGCCTCGCCGATGCGCGTGAAGCCGTGGCGGTAGAAGCCGGGTCCGTCCGCGAGCGCCGAGGCAGCGCCCCGAAGCTGCAGCTCGCGGCGCAGGTCGAGGAGCACCACCGCATCCTGCGCCCACCCGGGAAGGCCGTGGAACCGAGCCGACTGCGGGAAGTCGGCCGGTTGGGAGGGACGGACGAACCAGATGAACGACAGTGCCTCCCACGGGTCGTCGATCTCGCGCAGCGCCGTGGCGGTCAGCTCGAGCCGGTCGCCCCGCACGACGCGATGCAGCCCGAGCACGTCGTCGGTCTCGTCGACACGGTCGAGCATCGACGCGAGGGACGTCTGCAGGGCTCGGGCCCGTGGTGACACGGGAACGCCGTCCGCCGCCGACTCCTTGGTGCGGTTGCGTCGGCGGATCGCCAGGTAGGCGGCGCCGACCGCGAACGGTGCGAGGACGCTCAGTCCCGCGGCGACAGCGACGACGACGCCGCCGACCTGCGAGAAGCGGTGGTCACCGGTCGTCACGACGACGATCGCGATGACGCCGGCCGCCGTCAGGAGCCAGCCGCCGGCTCCCTGTGCGGAACGTCGCAGACTCATTGCGGCCTCATTGCTGACTCACGTCGGGCTCACCGCGGCGCGGTGAACGACCAGAGGTGGTCGACGCCGCCCGTGACCGCGACGACCGCGACGTCCTGCGTCAGGTCGGAACGGTCGAACAGCTGGGTCGCGCAGGCGCCGACGCCGAACCGCTCCTGGAACCACTGGGACAGCGGGCGCGAGCTCATGCCCTGCCAGTGGAAGAACGGACCCTGCTTCTTGTCGCGTGCCTTGTAGGTCGCCTTCTCGTCGGCCTGGATCAGGTCGACGGGCACGGCGCCCTGGACCGCGGCCTCGACGGCAGCGAGATCGGGCGTGGTCGCCGTCGGATCCCAGAACAGCCGGATCACGAAGCCGGTTCCCTTGCCACCGGGAGCCTGGACCCCGCGATACGTGCCGACGTACCGGTGGTCGGCCTGGCTCCACAGCTCGAAGGCGGTCTTGGCCTTCTTCTTGGCCCCCATGACCTGGGACTCGTCGCACAAGGCGAGGAACCCCTCGGGGGAGGTCAGACGGGCAGCGATCTGAGCATGGTCGACCACGGGAAAATCCTTCTCTC
The genomic region above belongs to Nocardioides plantarum and contains:
- a CDS encoding pyridoxamine 5'-phosphate oxidase family protein — protein: MTPRSASPARPARSARSDGLLGELTEPECWDHLTAHSLGRIAYVVDGGPTILPFNYLALDGLIWLRTTSYSELAIHLPGQRAAFAVDHADEHDHTGWSVLVRGRAEHAIGEHPGAPAGLPDPAPWPDGTRSMVFCLTPESVTGRTLRHADLGEADRSGPGSVQRHR